The Fusarium fujikuroi IMI 58289 draft genome, chromosome FFUJ_chr01 sequence CATCATAGCCGAAACGAGGCGTTGTGGAGCCGTTCATGTCGATCAACTCTTTGTGTGCAAGATAGAGGTGTTGGAGCAGCTTAACCGCTGTGAGAAGGTGAGAACAGAACCTTTCTTAGATCAGAGCTGGTTTTGGGGGATAAACCAATAGCTTAAACCCCGAATAATGTATTTAAAATGGTTTATTCAAATAACTTATCTTGTGAGAGAGAGCTGATGGGAGGTGAAGTCAAGTGAAGTGAATGAAGAATGAGGCTGGCTGGGCTGAGTtaagttggtgatgaagtaAACCGAGCCAGTACTAGGTAGGCGCTTCAGGGGAATGAACGAGGTTGATCCGTGTCCATAGTATTATGTCTCTTCCCTTCCGTACAGTATAGTCATGGGCAGCTCTCAGGCTTGCTGTTGCTTTCGAACTCTTGCGTACTCGTTCGTCTTTTATCACAATGATACCTTTGACATCATATGCTCTATCGAACAGTGCTGACCAATAGTGAGGAAGTGAACCACATTTGCTAGTGGAGAATCATAAAAGGCGCCCCACGGTGACAGTCATTTCTTGTGTTTGAGCAACCGAgatttagataataaatatcttctATTTTCTCTGATAGACGATAAACCTAGGATATACGACAGGATAAAATGCTGATGAGCTGAACAAGTTGCTCTCTCTCAATTAGTTAATCAAGCTTTTGGTTCGGCTGGCGAACACGTTGTGGTAGTCTTTGGACCGAGAGCTAGCCTGGACCGACTTATGGACTGAGGTTGGTTGCTGATTGATCAAGGATCCCTGAAAACAAGTCCTCCACGTGTCCAGGTGACCGGGCTACTCTCACAGGTGCAGTGATACCTGAGCACGCAAAGGCACTAGTAGCCAGACATTGCAGGGGCCCATTTGGCTGCACCTCGGCTTAGAAGTGCCGCCCAATTCTCTATCAGCGGGTACGCAACTCCATGTCGTGGTGCACTTGCACGGTACCTGGCCTTATCTGCCTTGGCCGCATGCCCCCAATGCTGTCTCGGTAAGCCTCATGTAGCGACAGGTCACTCATCTAGCCTGACGTGAGTGAGTATGGATGGATGCGGTGACTTGATAATGGCATCTGGTAGGGTCGCGTGACGAATGTCGGAGCAATTTGCATGGACAGACAGTTGTGGAAAAGGTAAGAAAGGAAACATAAGAAGTAGTTGTTTGACAGGAACAACAGAGATATACCATATGTCTTCCCATTATCATATCTCTGCTCACCTTTAGAGTTCCCTAGTATCAAGTGACGAGGTCGCTCGCACTAAACGTTCGTGATTCGTCAAAAGCCGCTCCGCCCGTCCTGGTCGCCCGATTAGTAGGTCACGTGCATAGATCTTGCCTTCCGTCGCCCGTCCTCGCCATTCTCCGCTCCGCTCAAATAatcccttcttctcgtcccGTTAAAGCACCGCGCCCTCTCCGTTCCTACAGAACTtgtatcatcaccatcatacCATCATCCAAGAGATGAGTAGTCGCGGCGGTAAATTAGCCCCAGAAGTCAATCGGTAAGTCGCTGCTCCCGCCTGTTGTGTCTGGCACAGAACCAAAAATCATCGTTCGAATTCTTGCGCCTCATTCATCACATCGCATTCTCGACCTCGATCGACCTCTTCGATACGTACCTACTTGCATTGTCTGGCATTCGCTAACTGATTTCCAGAGCTCTGTTCGTAAAGAACTTGAGGTATGATAGGAACCGCGATGATAACCTCGTGCCCGAATAGCGACTAATCGATGTCGACTCATAGTTACAACGTCACTCCGGAAGAGTTGTTCGACCTTTTCGGAAAATTTGGCCCAATTCGGTATGCACAGACCCTGTTACTCGACACGCGACAATTGTCATTGAAGAAAACATTGTTGTCACTCCGAGGGTGTGCGCTTTGCGATATAATACTGACAGTCATTGTAGCCAGGTTCGACAGGGTAttgccaacaacaccaaaggtACTGCCTTCATTGTCTATGAAGACGTAGCCGACGCCAAGCAAGCCTGCGACAAGCTCAACGGCTTCAATTTCCAAAACCGATACCTCGTTGGTGCGTCCGCCTCGTCACCCTTGCGTCTCAATGATTCATTTTTCGATGACTGCGTTAGGCGTATGCACAGGGGCAATTGAATACTGACCAAAATCACAGTTCTATACCACCAGCCAGACAAAATGGCCAAGTCAAAAGAGGACCTCGAAGCTCGCCGGGAATCTTTAGCTCAGCTCAAGCAACAGCATGGCATCGATTGACAATCCGACCGGTCTGCGGATAGCCTGCCTAGGAACTCGAAATCCTCGTCTGCAGGCcggtcttcgtcttctcccaAATCTCCTTCGCCGGACCCGAAGACGATCCTCCGAAAAGGCAGGACCCCAACCAAAGCAACCGCCAAGAGCCGCGCATCCTCCCGAGTCGTCCGTTTTGACGATGGACTTCGACCTGCACTAACCTGTGCATGATGCATCTTGATCGCTTGTTGGAGGGACTCTGTAACATGAGCCCAAATTCGCATCACCTCTGAGGTGGTTTTACTATTGGTTCGGATTCGCTTGACACGCAAACACCTCTCCTTTACGGTTCTGGGAATTAGGTGCACTGGGGAAATTCAAGGTTGATTCAGCAAGTGGCGATACGACCAGTCACAAACTGCTCTTTTAAGCATGGCCTGGGATAGGAAAggccttgatgatgttgttgcaTTTCGCGTCTCTTTgttccttttatttttattcgACCTGGAAGCCTTGGCCATGAGAAGCCAACACCCCCTCGTTCACAGTTATGATCTGCCTGATGGACTCGCGACCATACAGATGTGTGACGTAGAAATGGCCTCGACTCTCCACCTCTCCCGCTGGGGGTTTCACGTCGCGCAATTTATGAAATTTGAGATCAGCAAGGGGAAAGAAACGGATAAACACCAGTAAACTAGATTGAAGTCAGTTTGTTTTGATAATGAGAGAACCAGTCCTTCTCAAAGCGTCTCGGCTTAGGGCATCCTTCAAGATTAAAGGTTCCCTGCGCAAGGACTGGGCCCTGTGAAGAATCTTGCCAGGTCTGTGACACGCGAAGTAGCTCGAGAGATGAAACTTAACTCTGCCTGGACATTGCTCACTGAGCGTGATCCATGGTAGATGATCTCATAGTTGCCATGTCCCATTGGTCACTCGGCTGGCTAGCAATCTGCTCAGCAGGCCGTGGACAAGCTGTACGCCAGCTCTCGAGCTATTAATTGAAAAATGCCTTGCCGGACAGACGGTTGGCTTTGCAAACAGTAGGCTTCTCCGGTCGCATCGGGCTTGGCCTGAACTGCGGATATGTTGCAAGTCTACCGATTCACCAGCTGGGCCGTCGATGAGGTCGCGGTATCAGCCTTGGAGAGCTGTGAGTGGTTCTTTAGCCGCCAGGCAGTGGGCTCGTGGCTGAGTGTGGGAGGCTTTGAATAAAGTAAACCAACGTCGATTTCGACGTAGGTATTAGTTTGAGGTCGTATTGAATGCGATTACTTTTAATTGATTTATCGACTTGACGGTATTGAGTGTTGAGTCATCTGTGATATACCTGTTGATTCGATGAATGGCAACCTCATGTGCACGTTTTAATCTACTTGAGTCAAGAATCCAAGCATCCTCAAGCCTATATAAACCAAtcatcaaccaacaaagCTACCAACAACAGCTGCCCCAACTTCACTCATCTACCGAAGGAGTCATTCCTTCGATCATGAGTGGGTATCTCACTATCTGCACCCATTGTCATGGAACGCACCACCGGGACTCCACAGCCACAGCTGGAACCTCTAGCTCTCTACCTATTGCGAGCTTTCAACGATGGTCTACACTTATTGGATCCTGTCTCAAGGCTACAATTTCTGTTCTATATTGGAAATGATGCCTTGGGCCCCTCTCTTGTGTCCTTGAGCCCGGCCATGAGGCTTGTAACCAACCACCAATGGCCGCAACTGGGGTCTCGATCTAAGTCGctgccagcagcagccttgttgGGTCGACATGCGATATAAAGCCATA is a genomic window containing:
- a CDS encoding probable RNA-binding protein (RRM superfamily), with the translated sequence MSSRGGKLAPEVNRALFVKNLSYNVTPEELFDLFGKFGPIRQVRQGIANNTKGTAFIVYEDVADAKQACDKLNGFNFQNRYLVVLYHQPDKMAKSKEDLEARRESLAQLKQQHGID